One window of the Pseudomonas sihuiensis genome contains the following:
- a CDS encoding hemerythrin domain-containing protein, with amino-acid sequence MNAIELLKKDHETVKELLSKLEDTTERAVQTRKKLLLKIEQELKIHTELEEQIFYPAFRRAGSKDDAVLAIEAKEEHRAVEALVLPDIKETSPSTLEFAGRVKVLKELLEHHIEEEERDMFPQASKLLSKRQLQELGQSMEVLRKSLKSNAQAKAA; translated from the coding sequence ATGAATGCCATCGAACTGCTGAAAAAGGATCACGAAACCGTAAAGGAGCTGCTGAGCAAGCTCGAGGACACCACCGAGCGCGCGGTGCAGACGCGCAAGAAACTGCTGCTCAAGATCGAGCAGGAATTGAAGATTCACACCGAGCTTGAAGAGCAGATTTTCTATCCGGCCTTCAGGCGCGCCGGCAGCAAGGACGACGCCGTACTCGCCATCGAGGCCAAGGAAGAGCATCGCGCCGTAGAAGCGCTGGTATTGCCCGACATCAAGGAAACCTCGCCATCCACCCTCGAGTTCGCAGGCAGAGTCAAGGTGCTCAAGGAGCTGCTGGAGCACCACATCGAGGAAGAGGAACGCGACATGTTCCCCCAGGCCAGCAAGCTGCTGAGCAAACGTCAGTTGCAGGAACTGGGGCAGTCGATGGAAGTGCTGCGCAAGTCGCTCAAGAGCAACGCCCAAGCCAAGGCGGCCTGA
- a CDS encoding con-10 family general stress protein, with protein sequence MATSKNPGNFANDRQKASEAGRKGGHNSGGNFANDRQRAAEAGRKGGQKSQSGRES encoded by the coding sequence ATGGCGACCAGCAAAAATCCGGGTAACTTCGCAAACGATCGTCAAAAAGCTTCGGAAGCCGGCCGCAAAGGTGGCCACAACAGCGGGGGCAACTTCGCCAACGACCGTCAGAGAGCAGCTGAAGCCGGGCGTAAAGGTGGTCAGAAAAGCCAAAGCGGTCGCGAGTCGTGA
- a CDS encoding SDR family oxidoreductase has product MNDKTLPPQHQQRQPGVEHAMHPEPVYLDDDYRAAGKLTGKVAIITGGDSGIGRAVAVHYALEGAKVALVYLNEDEDAQKTLDEVKRHGGEAIALAGDVGDGSFCQCVVDAVIAKWGRLDILINNAGEQHPEHNLESLDEAQWEQTFRTNIFAMFHLTKVALEHLQPGASIINTSSVTAYKGNPMLLDYSSTKGAITSFTRSLSINLAPRGIRVNGVAPGPIWTPLIPSTFSAEKVSEFGADTPLGRPGQPSEVAPAFVYLASSDASYVTGQMLHVNGGSVVNG; this is encoded by the coding sequence ATGAACGACAAGACCCTGCCGCCTCAGCACCAGCAGCGGCAACCCGGCGTCGAACACGCCATGCACCCTGAGCCGGTCTACCTCGACGATGATTACCGCGCTGCCGGCAAACTGACCGGCAAGGTGGCGATCATCACCGGTGGCGACAGCGGTATCGGCCGCGCCGTGGCCGTGCACTACGCCCTGGAAGGGGCCAAGGTCGCCTTGGTTTACCTGAACGAGGATGAAGACGCGCAGAAGACCCTCGACGAGGTGAAGCGCCACGGCGGCGAAGCCATCGCCCTGGCGGGTGACGTTGGCGACGGCAGCTTCTGTCAGTGCGTGGTCGACGCCGTGATCGCCAAGTGGGGACGCCTCGACATCCTCATCAACAATGCTGGCGAACAGCATCCCGAGCACAACCTCGAGTCACTCGATGAGGCGCAGTGGGAGCAGACCTTCCGCACCAATATTTTCGCCATGTTCCATCTGACCAAGGTCGCGCTGGAGCATCTGCAGCCGGGGGCGAGCATCATCAACACCAGCTCGGTGACGGCCTACAAGGGCAACCCCATGTTGCTCGATTATTCCTCGACCAAGGGCGCGATCACCTCATTCACCCGCTCGCTGTCGATCAACCTGGCGCCGCGTGGGATTCGCGTCAATGGCGTCGCACCTGGGCCGATCTGGACGCCACTGATCCCGTCCACCTTCAGCGCCGAAAAAGTCTCCGAGTTCGGTGCCGATACACCGCTGGGGCGCCCGGGCCAGCCCTCCGAAGTCGCACCGGCATTCGTCTATCTGGCCAGTAGCGATGCGTCTTACGTCACCGGGCAGATGCTTCATGTCAACGGCGGCAGTGTGGTCAACGGCTGA
- the galU gene encoding UTP--glucose-1-phosphate uridylyltransferase GalU yields the protein MIKKCLFPAAGYGTRFLPATKAMPKEMLPVVDTPLIQYGVEEALQAGLNEIAIVTGRGKRSLEDHFDISYELENEISNTGKEKSLSGVRHLIDQCTFSYTRQVEMKGLGHAILTGRSLIGDEAFAVVLADDLCLNLDGDGVLTQMVKLYEQFRCSIVAIQEVPMEEVSRYGVIAGEALRDDIFRIDSMVEKPNPEDAPSNLAIIGRYILTPDIFSLIEQTEPGKSGEIQITDALMKQAQQGCVLAYKFKGRRFDCGSAEGYVQATNFCFENRHKTHPVTASPRLQAV from the coding sequence ATGATCAAGAAATGCCTGTTCCCCGCTGCCGGTTACGGTACCCGTTTTCTTCCTGCTACCAAGGCGATGCCCAAGGAAATGCTGCCGGTGGTCGACACCCCGTTGATCCAGTACGGCGTCGAAGAAGCACTCCAGGCCGGGCTCAATGAAATTGCCATTGTCACCGGTCGCGGCAAGCGCTCGCTGGAGGATCATTTCGACATCAGCTACGAGCTGGAGAACGAAATTTCCAACACCGGCAAGGAGAAATCCCTCAGTGGTGTGCGTCATCTGATCGATCAGTGCACCTTCTCCTACACCCGCCAGGTGGAGATGAAGGGGCTTGGCCACGCCATTCTCACCGGCCGTTCCCTGATCGGTGACGAGGCCTTTGCCGTGGTGCTGGCCGATGACCTGTGCCTGAACCTCGACGGTGACGGCGTGCTGACCCAGATGGTCAAGCTCTACGAACAGTTCCGCTGCTCCATCGTCGCCATCCAGGAAGTGCCGATGGAGGAGGTTTCGCGCTACGGCGTGATTGCCGGTGAAGCGCTGCGCGACGATATCTTCCGCATCGACAGCATGGTGGAGAAGCCCAACCCGGAGGACGCGCCATCGAACCTGGCGATCATCGGCCGCTACATTCTCACGCCCGACATCTTCTCGTTGATCGAGCAGACCGAGCCGGGCAAGAGCGGCGAAATCCAGATCACCGATGCGCTGATGAAGCAGGCCCAGCAGGGCTGCGTGCTGGCCTACAAGTTCAAAGGCCGCCGCTTCGACTGTGGCTCGGCCGAAGGCTATGTGCAGGCCACCAACTTCTGCTTCGAGAATCGCCACAAGACCCATCCGGTGACTGCGAGCCCGCGCCTGCAGGCCGTCTGA
- a CDS encoding VOC family protein, with protein sequence MIERLDHLVLTVADIDATVDFYERVLGMRHERFGAGRSALVFGQQKFNLHQAGREFEPKAIKPTPGAIDLCLITLWPLQRVMAHLAEQGVMVEEGPVARTGAVGPIESVYFRDPDGNLIEVSRYLA encoded by the coding sequence ATGATCGAGAGACTGGACCATCTGGTACTGACGGTGGCGGATATCGACGCCACCGTCGATTTCTATGAGCGCGTGCTGGGCATGCGTCACGAGCGCTTCGGCGCCGGGCGCAGCGCTCTGGTATTCGGCCAGCAGAAATTCAATCTGCATCAGGCCGGGCGTGAGTTCGAGCCCAAGGCGATCAAACCGACACCGGGCGCCATCGATTTGTGCCTGATCACCCTGTGGCCTCTGCAGCGAGTCATGGCCCATCTGGCCGAGCAGGGCGTGATGGTGGAAGAGGGGCCGGTGGCTCGCACCGGTGCCGTTGGCCCCATCGAGTCGGTGTATTTTCGCGACCCGGACGGCAATCTGATCGAAGTGAGCCGTTATCTCGCGTAG
- a CDS encoding trimeric intracellular cation channel family protein, producing the protein METLFYVADLFGVAVFAITGALMAGRKSMDLFGVLVMAIVTALGGGTLRDLILDNHPVSWIRDDTYILVASLAALGTVAWVRMTRPIHEKGLLIADAFGLAVFTVYGTELALQHGTPISTAVIMGVMTGVVGGVIRDVLCNEIPLIFQKEIYATACIAGALTFIGLRALGTPHWLDSAAAMVVVLVARLAAIHWHLGLPRFHLLDRH; encoded by the coding sequence ATGGAAACGCTTTTCTATGTCGCCGACCTGTTCGGCGTTGCGGTGTTCGCCATCACCGGTGCACTGATGGCGGGGCGCAAGTCCATGGACCTGTTCGGCGTGCTGGTGATGGCCATCGTCACCGCGCTGGGCGGCGGCACGCTGCGCGACCTGATTCTGGACAACCACCCGGTCAGCTGGATTCGCGACGACACCTACATTCTGGTCGCATCACTGGCGGCACTGGGCACCGTGGCCTGGGTGCGCATGACCCGGCCGATTCACGAGAAAGGCCTGCTGATCGCCGATGCCTTCGGCCTGGCGGTGTTCACCGTGTATGGCACCGAGTTGGCGCTGCAGCACGGCACGCCGATCAGCACCGCGGTGATCATGGGCGTGATGACTGGCGTGGTTGGCGGGGTGATTCGCGATGTGCTGTGCAACGAGATTCCGCTGATCTTCCAGAAGGAAATCTACGCCACGGCCTGCATCGCCGGCGCGCTTACTTTCATCGGCCTGCGTGCACTGGGCACCCCGCACTGGCTCGATAGCGCAGCGGCGATGGTCGTGGTGCTGGTCGCTCGTCTGGCGGCGATTCACTGGCACCTCGGGTTGCCGCGTTTTCACCTTCTGGACAGGCATTGA
- the gorA gene encoding glutathione-disulfide reductase, with amino-acid sequence MSYDFDLFVIGAGSGGVRAARFAAGYGARVAVAESRYLGGTCVNVGCVPKKLLVYGAHFADDFEQASGFGWSLGEANFDWATLIANKNREIERLNGIYRNLLTNSGVSLFEAHARIVDAHTVEVNGQRHSAERILIATGGWPQIPDIPGREHAISSNEAFFLKQLPKRVLVVGGGYIAVEFASIFHGLGAQTSLLYRGDLFLRGFDGAVREHLREELSKKGLDLQFNADIASIERKADGSLAATLKDGRVLEADCVFYATGRRPMLDNLGLENVEVRLDKRGYVEVDDLFQTSTPSILALGDVIGRVQLTPVALAEGMAVARRLFKPEEYRPLDYSMIPTAVFSLPNIGTVGLSEEQAIEAGHKVKIFESRFRPMKLTLTENPERTLMKLVVDADSDRVLGCHMVGPEAGEIVQGLAIALKAGATKQIFDETIGVHPSAAEEFVTLRTPVSR; translated from the coding sequence ATGAGTTACGACTTCGACCTGTTCGTTATCGGCGCCGGTTCCGGCGGCGTACGTGCGGCGCGCTTCGCCGCTGGTTATGGTGCACGCGTTGCGGTGGCCGAGAGCCGCTACCTGGGCGGTACCTGCGTCAACGTCGGCTGCGTACCGAAAAAGCTGCTGGTATACGGCGCGCATTTTGCCGATGACTTCGAGCAGGCCTCGGGTTTCGGCTGGTCGCTGGGCGAAGCGAATTTCGACTGGGCGACGCTGATCGCCAACAAGAACCGCGAGATCGAACGCCTCAATGGCATTTACCGCAATCTGTTGACCAACAGTGGCGTCAGTCTGTTCGAAGCTCATGCGCGTATCGTCGACGCCCATACCGTCGAAGTGAACGGCCAGCGTCACAGCGCCGAACGCATTCTGATCGCCACCGGCGGCTGGCCGCAGATTCCCGATATCCCAGGCCGCGAGCACGCCATCAGCTCCAACGAAGCCTTCTTCCTCAAGCAGCTGCCCAAGCGCGTACTGGTGGTGGGCGGCGGCTATATCGCCGTGGAGTTCGCCTCGATCTTCCACGGCCTGGGCGCGCAGACCTCGTTGCTGTACCGCGGCGATCTGTTCCTGCGCGGCTTCGATGGCGCCGTGCGCGAGCACCTGCGCGAAGAGCTGAGCAAGAAGGGCCTGGACCTGCAGTTCAACGCCGATATTGCCAGCATCGAGCGCAAGGCCGATGGCAGCCTCGCTGCGACGCTCAAGGATGGTCGCGTACTGGAGGCCGATTGCGTGTTCTACGCCACCGGCCGCCGGCCGATGCTGGACAACCTCGGCCTGGAAAACGTCGAGGTGAGGCTGGACAAGCGCGGTTACGTCGAGGTGGACGATCTGTTCCAGACTTCCACGCCGTCGATTCTCGCCCTTGGCGACGTGATCGGCCGCGTGCAGCTGACCCCGGTTGCGCTGGCCGAAGGCATGGCCGTGGCGCGGCGGCTGTTCAAACCCGAGGAATACCGGCCGCTGGATTACAGCATGATCCCTACCGCCGTGTTCAGCCTGCCGAATATCGGCACCGTTGGCCTGAGTGAGGAGCAGGCCATCGAAGCCGGGCACAAGGTGAAGATCTTCGAGAGCCGCTTCCGGCCGATGAAGCTGACGCTGACCGAGAACCCGGAGCGCACGCTGATGAAGCTGGTGGTCGATGCCGACAGCGACCGCGTGCTCGGCTGTCATATGGTCGGCCCGGAGGCGGGCGAGATCGTTCAGGGCCTGGCGATTGCCCTGAAGGCAGGTGCGACCAAGCAGATCTTCGACGAGACCATCGGCGTGCACCCGAGCGCCGCCGAGGAGTTCGTCACCCTGCGTACGCCGGTCAGCCGCTGA
- a CDS encoding VOC family protein, with product MRPTLTHLALHVPDLDACIAFYQRFCGMQVIHERPGKGTRIVWMAEPGKEHQFIFVIMPGGQDRNLAANDYSHFGFALDSREDVDHIAAMAEQAGCLIWPPRDEPYPVGYYCGLRDPAGNYVEFSFGQPLGPGSEKMPIP from the coding sequence ATGCGCCCTACCCTGACTCATCTTGCCCTGCACGTCCCCGATCTCGACGCCTGCATCGCCTTCTATCAACGTTTCTGCGGCATGCAGGTGATCCACGAGCGTCCCGGCAAGGGTACACGCATCGTCTGGATGGCCGAGCCGGGCAAGGAGCACCAGTTCATCTTCGTGATCATGCCCGGCGGGCAGGACAGGAACCTGGCCGCCAATGACTACAGCCACTTCGGCTTCGCCCTGGACAGCCGCGAGGACGTCGATCACATCGCCGCCATGGCCGAACAAGCGGGCTGCCTGATCTGGCCACCACGCGACGAACCCTATCCGGTTGGCTACTACTGCGGCCTGCGCGACCCGGCCGGCAACTACGTGGAGTTCAGCTTCGGCCAGCCGCTCGGACCCGGCTCGGAGAAAATGCCCATTCCCTGA
- the galU gene encoding UTP--glucose-1-phosphate uridylyltransferase GalU translates to MIKKCLFPAAGYGTRFLPATKAMPKEMLPVVNKPLIQYGVEEALEAGLNQISIVTGRGKRALEDHFDVSYELEHQIKGTDKEKYLVGIRRLIDECSFSYTRQVEMKGLGHAILCGQPLIGDEPFAVVLADDLCLNLEGDSVLAQMVKLYNQFRCSIVAIQEVPKDETSKYGVIAGEMIREDIYRVSNMVEKPKPEDAPSNLAIIGRYILTPDIFDLIRSTPPGKGGEIQITDALMRQAQQGCVMAYKFKGQRFDCGSAEGYIDATNFCFENLYKTGKAF, encoded by the coding sequence ATGATCAAGAAATGCCTGTTCCCCGCTGCCGGTTACGGCACGCGCTTCCTGCCTGCTACCAAGGCAATGCCCAAGGAAATGTTGCCGGTGGTGAACAAGCCACTGATTCAATACGGGGTTGAAGAGGCACTCGAGGCTGGCCTCAACCAGATCTCCATCGTCACGGGGCGCGGCAAGCGCGCGCTGGAAGACCACTTTGACGTGAGCTACGAGCTCGAACACCAGATCAAGGGCACCGACAAGGAGAAGTACCTGGTTGGCATCCGTCGTCTGATCGACGAGTGCAGTTTCTCCTACACCCGTCAGGTCGAAATGAAAGGCCTGGGCCACGCCATCCTCTGCGGCCAGCCGCTGATCGGTGACGAGCCGTTCGCCGTGGTACTGGCCGACGACCTGTGCCTGAACCTGGAAGGCGATAGCGTGCTGGCGCAGATGGTCAAGCTGTACAACCAGTTCCGCTGCTCCATCGTGGCGATTCAGGAAGTGCCGAAGGACGAGACCTCCAAGTACGGCGTGATCGCCGGCGAGATGATCCGCGAGGACATCTACCGCGTCAGCAACATGGTGGAGAAGCCCAAGCCCGAGGACGCGCCGTCGAACCTGGCGATCATCGGTCGCTACATCCTCACCCCGGACATCTTCGATCTGATTCGCAGCACGCCGCCGGGCAAGGGTGGCGAAATCCAGATCACCGATGCGCTGATGCGCCAGGCCCAGCAGGGCTGCGTGATGGCGTACAAGTTCAAGGGCCAGCGTTTCGACTGCGGTAGCGCCGAGGGTTACATCGACGCGACCAATTTCTGCTTCGAGAACCTGTACAAGACCGGCAAGGCGTTCTGA
- a CDS encoding UDP-glucose dehydrogenase family protein — protein MQICVIGAGYVGLVTATCFAEMGNQVVCVERDPQRVAMLSRGEVPIYEPGLEAMLKAQLAGGQLSFTSQLKAGIRRAEVIFIAVGTPSGEDGSADLSHVLAVADELGERLDHACLVVDKSTVPVGTAERVAQRINAGLARREQRARVIVASNPEFLKEGSAVEDFMRPDRVIVGCDDERGRDLLRRLYAPFLRNHDRLLCMGVRAAEFSKYAANAFLATKISFINEMAGICARLGVDIEQVRRGIGSDRRIGTHFIYAGCGYGGSCFPKDVKALIRTAEHEGIEPGILRAVEARNALQKTLLFQALREHFNGHLHGRVVALWGLAFKPGTDDLREAPSLVLLEALLTAGAKVQACDPAATAAVAARYPAAIEAGQLVLSESPYAVTQGADALVLVTEWKQFRQPDFPRIRGAMRMPVLFDGRNIYDADQLAELGFLYRGIGRPASGSCKASAA, from the coding sequence ATGCAGATATGCGTGATTGGAGCGGGATACGTAGGTTTGGTGACGGCCACCTGTTTTGCCGAGATGGGCAATCAGGTGGTCTGCGTCGAGCGAGATCCGCAGCGCGTGGCGATGCTTTCGCGAGGTGAGGTGCCGATCTACGAGCCGGGCCTGGAGGCGATGCTCAAGGCGCAGCTGGCCGGTGGGCAGCTCAGTTTCACTTCTCAGCTGAAGGCCGGCATCCGCCGCGCCGAGGTGATTTTCATTGCGGTGGGCACGCCCAGCGGTGAGGACGGTTCGGCCGATCTGAGTCATGTGCTGGCGGTTGCCGACGAGCTGGGTGAACGGCTCGATCATGCGTGTCTGGTGGTGGACAAATCCACGGTGCCGGTGGGCACCGCCGAGCGTGTGGCACAGCGCATCAACGCCGGTCTGGCGCGTCGGGAACAACGGGCGCGGGTGATCGTGGCGAGCAATCCGGAGTTTCTCAAGGAAGGCTCTGCAGTCGAGGATTTCATGCGCCCTGATCGGGTGATCGTCGGCTGCGACGATGAGCGTGGGCGCGATTTGTTACGCCGGCTGTATGCGCCATTTCTGCGCAATCACGACCGCCTGTTGTGCATGGGTGTGCGCGCCGCGGAGTTCAGCAAGTATGCGGCCAATGCCTTTCTGGCGACCAAGATTTCCTTTATCAACGAGATGGCAGGTATCTGCGCGCGGTTGGGCGTGGATATCGAGCAGGTGCGCCGCGGTATCGGTAGCGACCGGCGTATCGGTACGCACTTCATCTATGCCGGTTGCGGTTATGGCGGCTCGTGCTTTCCCAAGGATGTGAAGGCGCTGATCCGTACGGCCGAGCACGAGGGCATCGAGCCTGGCATCCTGCGCGCGGTCGAAGCGCGCAATGCGCTGCAGAAGACGCTGCTGTTCCAGGCCCTGCGCGAGCATTTCAATGGCCACTTGCACGGGCGGGTCGTCGCGCTCTGGGGGCTGGCATTCAAACCCGGTACTGACGATCTGCGTGAAGCGCCCAGCCTGGTGCTACTCGAGGCTCTGCTGACCGCGGGTGCCAAGGTGCAGGCTTGCGACCCTGCTGCCACGGCAGCTGTTGCTGCACGCTATCCGGCGGCCATCGAGGCGGGGCAGCTGGTACTGAGCGAATCCCCCTATGCCGTCACCCAGGGTGCGGATGCGTTGGTGCTGGTGACGGAGTGGAAGCAGTTCCGTCAGCCGGACTTCCCGCGTATTCGCGGTGCGATGCGCATGCCGGTGCTGTTCGACGGGCGCAACATCTATGACGCCGATCAGCTGGCGGAGCTGGGTTTTCTCTATCGAGGCATCGGTCGACCTGCAAGCGGCAGTTGTAAGGCTAGCGCGGCTTGA